In one Myxocyprinus asiaticus isolate MX2 ecotype Aquarium Trade chromosome 29, UBuf_Myxa_2, whole genome shotgun sequence genomic region, the following are encoded:
- the LOC127420390 gene encoding oxysterol-binding protein-related protein 2-like isoform X3 — translation MNNEDEFYDAVTGLDSDESCEGTSVASFKDAVVFDSIQKNNGAVPQENGIKKRRSSLPAPMFSRNDFSIWSILKKCIGLELSKITMPIVFNEPLSFLQRISEYMEHTYLIQKACSQSDSIERMQTVAAFAVSAVASQWDRTGKPFNPLLGETYELAREDQGFRLISEQVSHHPPVSAFHAESLSGDFMFHGSIYPKLKFWGKSVEAEPKGTITLELLKHKEVYTWTNPFCCVHNVILGKLWIEQYGTVEIVNHSTGEKCVLNFKPCGMFGKELHRVEGYVQDKSKKKRCVIYGKWTECMWSVDPQLYEAHRKLEKKGTTDTKKQKQEETEGAGNEDADEMPDVQETVAVIPGSTLLWRISSRPPHSAEMYNFTHFAMTLNELEPGMVGVLAPTDCRLRPDIRAMENGDMDEASKEKERLEEKQRAARKERAKDGEEWFTR, via the exons CAGTAGCCAGTTTTAAGGATGCTGTAGTGTTTGACAGCATTCAGAAGAACAATGGAGCGGTTCCTCAGGAGAACGGAATCAAGAAACGCAG GTCATCTCTTCCTGCCCCCATGTTCTCCAGAAATGATTTTAGCATATGGAGCATCCTCAAGAAATGTATTGGACTG GAACTGTCTAAGATCACCATGCCCATCGTGTTCAATGAGCCCCTGAGCTTTCTACAGAGAATCTCAGAGTATATGGAGCACACATACCTCATCCAGAAAGCCTGCTCACAGTCTGACTCTATAGAGAGGATGCAG ACGGTTGCTGCCTTCGCTGTGTCTGCAGTCGCCTCTCAGTGGGACAGAACTGGAAAACCTTTCAACCCCCTTTTAGGAGAGACCTACGAACTTGCACG AGAGGATCAGGGTTTCAGACTCATCTCAGAACAGGTGAGTCACCATCCGCCTGTCAGTGCGTTTCACGCAGAGAGTCTGAGCGGAGACTTCATGTTCCATGGCTCCATTTACCCCAAACTCAAGTTCTGGGGCAAGAGTGTTGAGGCAGAGCCTAAAGGAACCATCACACTAGAGCTTTTGAA GCATAAAGAGGTCTATACATGGACGAACCCTTTCTGCTGTGTACACAATGTAATTCTGGGTAAACTGTGGATTGAGCAGTACGGCACAGTAGAAATTGTCAATCACAG TACTGGAGAGAAGTGTGTGCTGAACTTTAAACCCTGTGGAAtgtttggaaaagagctgcaCAGAGTTGAAGGTTATGTCCAGGACAAGAG TAAGAAGAAGCGCTGTGTAATCTATGGGAAATGGACAGAGTGTATGTGGAGTGTGGACCCACAGCTGTATGAAGCCCATCGGAAGCTTGAGAAGAAAGGAACGACAGACACTAAGAAACAGAAACAG GAGGAGACCGAAGGAGCCGGCAATGAGGATGCAGATGAAATGCCTGATGTACAAGAGACTGTGGCTGTGATTCCTGGTAGCACATTACTGTGGAGAATATCATCTAGACCACCTCATTCAGCAGAG ATGTATAACTTTACTCATTTTGCCATGACACTGAACGAGTTGGAGCCCGGCATGGTGGGAGTGCTAGCACCAACAGACTGCCGCCTGCGGCCTGACATCAGAGCCATGGAGAATGGTGACATGG ATGAGGCCAGCAAAGAAAAGGAAAGGTTGGAAGAGAAACAGAGAGCGGCCCGTAAAGAGCGGGCCAAAGATGGTGAAGAGTGGTTCACTAGGTGA
- the LOC127420390 gene encoding oxysterol-binding protein-related protein 2-like isoform X2: MNNEDEFYDAVTGLDSDESCEGTSVASFKDAVVFDSIQKNNGAVPQENGIKKRRSSLPAPMFSRNDFSIWSILKKCIGLELSKITMPIVFNEPLSFLQRISEYMEHTYLIQKACSQSDSIERMQTVAAFAVSAVASQWDRTGKPFNPLLGETYELAREDQGFRLISEQVSHHPPVSAFHAESLSGDFMFHGSIYPKLKFWGKSVEAEPKGTITLELLKHKEVYTWTNPFCCVHNVILGKLWIEQYGTVEIVNHSTGEKCVLNFKPCGMFGKELHRVEGYVQDKSKKKRCVIYGKWTECMWSVDPQLYEAHRKLEKKGTTDTKKQKQEETEGAGNEDADEMPDVQETVAVIPGSTLLWRISSRPPHSAEMYNFTHFAMTLNELEPGMVGVLAPTDCRLRPDIRAMENGDMDEASKEKERLEEKQRAARKERAKDGEEWFTSDSQPQSDRRPFSVRADDFRRHE; encoded by the exons CAGTAGCCAGTTTTAAGGATGCTGTAGTGTTTGACAGCATTCAGAAGAACAATGGAGCGGTTCCTCAGGAGAACGGAATCAAGAAACGCAG GTCATCTCTTCCTGCCCCCATGTTCTCCAGAAATGATTTTAGCATATGGAGCATCCTCAAGAAATGTATTGGACTG GAACTGTCTAAGATCACCATGCCCATCGTGTTCAATGAGCCCCTGAGCTTTCTACAGAGAATCTCAGAGTATATGGAGCACACATACCTCATCCAGAAAGCCTGCTCACAGTCTGACTCTATAGAGAGGATGCAG ACGGTTGCTGCCTTCGCTGTGTCTGCAGTCGCCTCTCAGTGGGACAGAACTGGAAAACCTTTCAACCCCCTTTTAGGAGAGACCTACGAACTTGCACG AGAGGATCAGGGTTTCAGACTCATCTCAGAACAGGTGAGTCACCATCCGCCTGTCAGTGCGTTTCACGCAGAGAGTCTGAGCGGAGACTTCATGTTCCATGGCTCCATTTACCCCAAACTCAAGTTCTGGGGCAAGAGTGTTGAGGCAGAGCCTAAAGGAACCATCACACTAGAGCTTTTGAA GCATAAAGAGGTCTATACATGGACGAACCCTTTCTGCTGTGTACACAATGTAATTCTGGGTAAACTGTGGATTGAGCAGTACGGCACAGTAGAAATTGTCAATCACAG TACTGGAGAGAAGTGTGTGCTGAACTTTAAACCCTGTGGAAtgtttggaaaagagctgcaCAGAGTTGAAGGTTATGTCCAGGACAAGAG TAAGAAGAAGCGCTGTGTAATCTATGGGAAATGGACAGAGTGTATGTGGAGTGTGGACCCACAGCTGTATGAAGCCCATCGGAAGCTTGAGAAGAAAGGAACGACAGACACTAAGAAACAGAAACAG GAGGAGACCGAAGGAGCCGGCAATGAGGATGCAGATGAAATGCCTGATGTACAAGAGACTGTGGCTGTGATTCCTGGTAGCACATTACTGTGGAGAATATCATCTAGACCACCTCATTCAGCAGAG ATGTATAACTTTACTCATTTTGCCATGACACTGAACGAGTTGGAGCCCGGCATGGTGGGAGTGCTAGCACCAACAGACTGCCGCCTGCGGCCTGACATCAGAGCCATGGAGAATGGTGACATGG ATGAGGCCAGCAAAGAAAAGGAAAGGTTGGAAGAGAAACAGAGAGCGGCCCGTAAAGAGCGGGCCAAAGATGGTGAAGAGTGGTTCACTAG